One segment of Carya illinoinensis cultivar Pawnee chromosome 1, C.illinoinensisPawnee_v1, whole genome shotgun sequence DNA contains the following:
- the LOC122302467 gene encoding mitogen-activated protein kinase kinase kinase 20-like, whose amino-acid sequence MGSTFGDGESWKEKEVLDNVKGCPYVIDYFGEEITTQENGEMVYNLLLEYASGRTLAYSIKKSDVRRLPETDVKSYTWSILKGLSHIHDYGFVHCDLKPDNVLLVPTISLGGNFVVKIGDFGLAKRSEPPSDIWALGCLVCEMLTGKSPWNRDKELNAEKLLQLIGNEHEVPKIPSGVSDEAKSFLKSCLVGKPT is encoded by the exons ATGGGGAGTACGTTTGGTGATGGAGAAAGTTGG AAGGAGAAAGAGGTTCTCGACAATGTCAAAGGCTGCCCTTATGTGATTGACTATTTCGGGGAAGAGATTACGACCCAAGAAAATGGAGAGATGGTTTACAATCTTTTATTGGAGTATGCCTCTGGAAGAACACTAGCATATTCAATCAAGAAATCCGATGTTCGTCGATTGCCCGAAACTGATGTAAAAAGCTATACCTGGTCAATCCTCAAAGGGCTGAGTCACATTCATGACTATGGTTTCGTTCACTGCGATTTAAAGCCTGACAATGTTTTACTCGTACCTACCATTAGCCTCGGTGGTAATTTTGTGGTAAAGATTGGGGATTTTGGATTGGCAAAGAGATcg GAGCCTCCCAGTGATATTTGGGCTCTTGGGTGTCTTGTGTGCGAGATGCTTACTGGAAAATCTCCTTGGAATAGGGATAAAGAATTGAATGCAGAGAAGCTTTTACAGTTGATTGGCAATGAGCATGAAGTTCCCAAAATTCCAAGTGGTGTTTCAGATGAAGCAAAGAGTTTCTTGAAGTCGTGTCTCGTGGGGAAACCCAcatag